The proteins below are encoded in one region of Myxococcales bacterium:
- a CDS encoding 1-acyl-sn-glycerol-3-phosphate acyltransferase → MLQPSPRRLGAHQPQRSGAVQAAIADLTRRVRDEGVTAVIFPEGTRSKTGAMKPFKTGGLKELVRGAPTRSSSR, encoded by the coding sequence ATCTTACAACCTTCGCCGCGGCGGCTCGGCGCTCATCAACCGCAAAGATCCGGCGCAGTCCAGGCGGCCATCGCAGACCTCACGCGCCGCGTTCGCGACGAAGGTGTGACGGCGGTCATCTTCCCCGAGGGCACGCGCTCGAAGACCGGCGCGATGAAGCCGTTCAAAACGGGCGGCCTCAAGGAGCTCGTGCGCGGCGCGCCAACACGCTCATCCTCCCGGTGA
- a CDS encoding PLP-dependent transferase, whose product MSNAGRPRALASLLVSAGRPHAVGAPLNVPLVPASNFVLGGERGYARDDGSPTWEALEELLGRLEGGDAVAFASGMAAIAAIFDELTTGATVVVPTDCYQGVKHLALEGQRKKRWSVEQLATDDTEGWLRACAYADLLWLESPSNPLLVVADLRAICEAPRKPGAILAVDNTFATPLNQQPLELGADVSVQSATKLIGGHSDLLAGVATTRQRSIYDSLRKARELAGATPGVLEAFLAVRGARTMALRLERAEDTAMTLARRLEKHPKVRATRYPGLESHPTHDVAKAQLRGFGTVISFDVAGGAEEADRVCARTTLIHHATSLGAVESTMERRAAIPGQEHLPPSLLRLSVGIEDPEDLWADLSDAFL is encoded by the coding sequence ATGAGCAACGCTGGGCGCCCACGGGCGCTGGCCTCTCTTCTTGTTTCAGCGGGGCGTCCACACGCTGTGGGCGCGCCCTTGAACGTGCCGCTCGTGCCGGCGTCCAACTTCGTCCTCGGCGGCGAGCGCGGATACGCGCGCGACGATGGCAGTCCGACGTGGGAGGCGCTCGAAGAACTGCTCGGTCGCCTCGAAGGTGGCGACGCTGTCGCCTTCGCGTCTGGCATGGCGGCCATCGCAGCGATCTTCGACGAGCTCACGACGGGCGCGACCGTGGTGGTGCCCACCGACTGCTACCAGGGCGTGAAGCATTTGGCCCTCGAGGGCCAGCGAAAGAAGCGTTGGTCCGTGGAGCAACTTGCGACCGACGACACGGAAGGCTGGCTTCGCGCTTGTGCCTACGCCGATCTTCTCTGGCTCGAGTCTCCGTCGAACCCCTTGCTCGTGGTGGCCGATCTCCGCGCCATCTGCGAGGCGCCGCGCAAGCCCGGGGCGATCCTCGCCGTCGACAACACCTTCGCGACGCCCCTCAATCAGCAGCCCCTCGAGCTCGGAGCCGACGTATCGGTACAGTCCGCCACAAAGCTGATCGGCGGGCACTCCGACCTGCTCGCGGGCGTGGCGACAACACGGCAGCGATCGATCTACGACTCGCTGCGAAAGGCGCGGGAGCTCGCGGGTGCCACGCCCGGCGTGCTCGAGGCGTTCCTGGCCGTGCGTGGGGCGCGCACGATGGCCTTGCGACTTGAGCGTGCAGAGGACACGGCCATGACGCTCGCGCGACGCTTGGAGAAGCATCCCAAGGTCCGAGCGACGCGTTATCCCGGGCTCGAATCGCACCCGACCCACGACGTGGCGAAGGCGCAGCTCCGCGGCTTCGGCACGGTGATTTCGTTCGACGTCGCCGGGGGCGCCGAGGAGGCCGACCGTGTCTGCGCGCGCACGACGCTCATCCATCACGCGACGAGCCTTGGCGCCGTGGAGTCGACCATGGAGCGGCGTGCTGCGATTCCGGGGCAAGAGCACCTCCCGCCGTCGCTCCTTCGGTTAAGCGTGGGCATCGAGGACCCGGAGGATCTCTGGGCCGATCTTTCCGACGCGTTCTTGTGA
- a CDS encoding DUF4375 domain-containing protein: MEAQEISRDALRSYYVDYYLAQMQNGGFSQFVYNASASGEVFTLVTEGLESMGAKKHLALFEEGVEGLVALGQKRWKEFLASEYFGTNKTRDALAKSTTPSTGCKRRKSSPR; this comes from the coding sequence TTGGAGGCCCAGGAGATCTCCCGCGACGCGCTTCGCAGCTACTACGTCGACTACTACCTGGCGCAGATGCAAAACGGCGGCTTCTCGCAGTTCGTCTACAACGCCAGCGCGTCGGGCGAGGTCTTCACGCTCGTCACCGAGGGCCTCGAGTCGATGGGCGCCAAGAAGCACCTGGCGCTCTTTGAGGAGGGCGTCGAGGGGCTCGTGGCGCTCGGCCAAAAGAGGTGGAAGGAGTTCCTCGCCAGCGAGTACTTCGGAACGAACAAGACCCGCGACGCGCTCGCCAAATCGACGACGCCTTCTACCGGCTGCAAGAGAAGGAAGAGCTCACCACGCTGA
- a CDS encoding DUF2878 domain-containing protein encodes MRAALSFVALQAGWFACVLGAAKGWPWLGPVFVAAILPVHLRGRPAHARKGEAAVLAVAAFMGFAIDTALLQAGTLVLPGASVSPPWLVALWPNFAAATAEGGSLRSFAGRPLGSALLGAIAAPLAYDGGARMGAMTLGEPRASSWLTLAAVWLFVLPILFAVRGRVGGDGDGDGDGDGDGDGDGDGDGGRRAP; translated from the coding sequence ATGCGAGCCGCACTCTCCTTTGTCGCCCTCCAAGCGGGCTGGTTCGCGTGCGTGCTCGGCGCCGCAAAGGGATGGCCTTGGCTCGGGCCGGTGTTTGTCGCGGCCATTCTCCCCGTTCATCTTCGAGGGAGACCGGCCCACGCTCGCAAGGGCGAGGCCGCGGTGCTCGCGGTGGCCGCGTTCATGGGCTTCGCGATCGACACGGCGCTCCTTCAAGCGGGAACGCTCGTCTTGCCCGGTGCCTCAGTGTCGCCACCCTGGCTCGTCGCGCTTTGGCCCAACTTCGCGGCGGCGACGGCGGAAGGCGGCAGCCTCCGCTCCTTCGCAGGGCGCCCGCTCGGCTCGGCGCTCCTCGGGGCCATCGCCGCCCCGCTCGCCTACGACGGCGGCGCGCGCATGGGCGCCATGACGCTTGGCGAGCCGCGCGCGAGCTCATGGCTCACGCTTGCCGCCGTGTGGCTCTTCGTGTTGCCGATCTTGTTCGCGGTGCGCGGTCGGGTCGGCGGCGACGGCGACGGCGACGGCGACGGCGACGGCGACGGCGACGGCGACGGCGACGGCGACGGCGGAAGAAGGGCACCCTGA